One part of the Brevundimonas subvibrioides ATCC 15264 genome encodes these proteins:
- a CDS encoding hybrid sensor histidine kinase/response regulator gives MYALMILALVSAYMAVLFALAWRSERPGAIKPQRGLGPWAYALSLAIYCTSWTYYGAVGTAARQGWEYLPIYLGPIIGIVILFPIWKRIAAAARRENAGSIADFISSRYGKSQGLGALVACVAIVGSLPYIALQLKSMSMAWTLVTAGTPMAGSERLTVSLIAVALAGFAILFGARRPDLTEHNRGLIRAIAVESVVKLAALVAVAGFAVIMLLGAPDTTRIGRALGELAAPPEINARFIAILLLATLSIFCLPRQFHVGFVESGEPDHVRRARWMFPLYLVVTSLAVLPLVAAGGLFSGTTNPDLLVLDIPFRQGARILTAVVFVGGFSAATAMVIVEAVALSAMASNSLILPMLAGGRWRRREDASDVAQTILQVRRIVICGILFLAWLYFQTLDRASGLASIGLTSFSALAQLAPALFGAVLWRGGHARGAVAGIVCGTGVWLILLALPQVGVAFGADLVRPFGLADPLPAAVFLSLGLNALVYVLVSRTAEPRLIDRIQARAFVDRLSPDWREQASAPSGASVGDLKTLVSRFVGDHSAERAFTAFARETGRVFRDAEPADAGLARAAERMLAGAVGASSARRVISAALAGGGRAPEDVVRMLDEASQAVQFNRELLQATLDNIDQGVSVVDEDLRLIAWNARYIELFDLPSGFVHVGQPVASVYRLNAERGEVGATDLEAWVERRLEALRRREPHDHERAQPSGRILKSTGAPMSGGGYVTSYTDITELRRAALALEEANERLEARVADRTERLVEAKQAAEEATASKTRFLAAASHDLLQPLHAARLFIAALKEGTGAQEPETRKLVDNADRSIESAHGLLKALLNLSRLEAGGVRPAVRALSVDALFDDIRREFTPLALQKELRLSVISSRRWVLSDADLLRSLLQNLVGNAIRYTDTGRILVGARKAGETLRIDVFDTGRGIAEDQQEAIFTEFTRLSGKAGDEPGVGLGLAIVRRVARLLDHPLTLRSSAGRGSCFSVTVPLAEGQSVKADKALRLQPLPSGRRVLCVDNEPIIIEALSALLSRWGMTVVTSSDAASALAQDGPFDAALIDLHLGEGPDGLTVIEALKARGVGHLALISADADATLHARAAAAGAVLMSKPVKPAILKAFLSSKRAS, from the coding sequence ATGTACGCCCTGATGATCCTTGCGCTGGTGTCCGCCTACATGGCGGTGCTGTTCGCGCTCGCCTGGCGAAGCGAACGACCGGGAGCGATCAAGCCGCAGCGGGGACTGGGCCCCTGGGCTTATGCCCTCAGCCTGGCCATCTATTGCACGTCATGGACCTACTATGGCGCGGTGGGAACCGCAGCGCGCCAGGGGTGGGAATATCTGCCCATCTATCTCGGACCCATCATCGGCATCGTCATCCTGTTCCCGATCTGGAAAAGGATCGCCGCCGCCGCCCGGCGCGAGAACGCGGGGTCCATCGCCGACTTTATCTCGTCGCGCTACGGCAAGAGCCAGGGCCTGGGCGCGCTGGTCGCGTGCGTCGCCATCGTGGGGTCGCTGCCCTATATCGCCCTGCAGCTCAAATCGATGTCGATGGCCTGGACCCTGGTCACGGCCGGCACGCCGATGGCCGGGTCCGAGCGTCTGACCGTCAGCCTTATCGCCGTCGCCCTGGCCGGTTTCGCCATCCTGTTCGGCGCGCGGCGCCCCGACCTGACCGAGCATAACCGCGGGCTGATCCGGGCGATCGCCGTCGAGTCCGTCGTGAAGCTGGCGGCGCTCGTCGCTGTGGCCGGGTTCGCCGTGATCATGTTGCTTGGGGCTCCCGACACGACGAGGATCGGAAGGGCGCTGGGCGAACTCGCCGCCCCACCCGAGATCAACGCCCGCTTCATCGCCATTCTTCTCCTCGCGACGCTCTCGATCTTCTGCCTGCCGCGCCAGTTTCACGTCGGCTTTGTCGAGTCGGGAGAGCCGGATCACGTCCGCCGCGCCCGATGGATGTTCCCGCTCTATCTGGTCGTCACAAGCCTTGCGGTCCTGCCCCTGGTAGCCGCGGGCGGCCTGTTCTCCGGGACGACCAACCCCGACCTGCTGGTGCTCGACATTCCCTTTCGTCAAGGTGCCAGGATCCTGACGGCCGTGGTCTTCGTGGGCGGCTTCTCGGCCGCGACGGCCATGGTGATCGTCGAAGCCGTCGCCCTGTCTGCCATGGCGTCCAACAGCCTGATCCTGCCGATGCTGGCCGGGGGACGCTGGCGACGACGCGAAGACGCCTCGGACGTCGCGCAAACCATTCTTCAGGTCCGCCGCATCGTCATCTGTGGAATCCTGTTCCTGGCCTGGCTCTACTTTCAGACGCTTGATCGCGCCTCAGGTCTGGCCTCCATCGGCCTGACGTCCTTCTCGGCGCTCGCCCAGCTCGCGCCGGCTCTGTTCGGAGCCGTGCTGTGGCGAGGCGGGCACGCGCGCGGGGCGGTTGCGGGCATCGTCTGCGGCACCGGCGTCTGGCTCATCCTGCTGGCCCTGCCACAGGTGGGCGTGGCGTTCGGCGCGGACCTGGTCCGTCCGTTTGGTCTTGCCGACCCCCTGCCGGCCGCCGTGTTCCTCAGCCTTGGCCTGAATGCTCTGGTCTATGTCCTTGTCTCGCGCACTGCCGAGCCGCGCCTGATCGATCGCATCCAGGCCCGGGCCTTCGTCGACCGCCTGAGCCCCGACTGGCGCGAGCAGGCGTCTGCCCCGTCGGGGGCTTCCGTCGGCGATCTGAAGACCCTGGTCTCGCGCTTCGTCGGCGACCACAGCGCGGAGCGCGCGTTCACCGCCTTCGCCCGCGAGACCGGTCGGGTGTTTCGGGACGCAGAACCCGCCGATGCCGGTCTTGCGCGGGCGGCTGAACGGATGTTGGCGGGCGCGGTCGGCGCTTCCTCGGCGCGGCGGGTCATTTCCGCGGCGCTGGCGGGCGGCGGCCGCGCGCCCGAGGACGTCGTTCGCATGCTCGACGAAGCGTCCCAGGCTGTGCAGTTCAATCGAGAACTGCTCCAGGCCACGCTGGACAACATCGATCAAGGGGTCAGCGTCGTCGACGAGGACCTGCGGCTTATTGCGTGGAATGCCCGCTATATCGAGCTGTTCGACCTGCCGTCCGGCTTCGTCCATGTCGGCCAGCCGGTCGCCTCGGTCTATCGACTGAATGCAGAACGGGGAGAGGTCGGGGCGACGGATCTGGAGGCCTGGGTCGAGCGGCGGCTGGAGGCACTCCGCCGACGCGAACCGCATGACCACGAGCGGGCCCAGCCAAGCGGGCGCATCCTGAAATCGACCGGCGCTCCGATGTCGGGCGGCGGCTATGTCACCAGCTATACCGACATCACCGAGTTGCGTCGTGCGGCCCTGGCCCTGGAGGAGGCTAACGAGAGGCTGGAAGCGCGTGTCGCAGACCGCACTGAACGGCTGGTCGAGGCCAAACAGGCGGCGGAAGAGGCCACTGCTTCCAAGACCCGCTTCCTGGCCGCCGCCAGTCACGACCTGCTTCAGCCGCTTCACGCCGCTCGCCTCTTCATCGCGGCTCTGAAGGAAGGGACGGGCGCGCAGGAGCCCGAGACGCGCAAGCTGGTGGACAATGCGGACAGGTCCATCGAATCCGCCCACGGCCTGCTGAAAGCCTTGCTCAACCTCTCGCGGCTCGAAGCGGGGGGCGTCCGTCCAGCTGTGCGAGCGCTCTCAGTGGATGCCCTGTTCGACGACATCCGGCGCGAGTTCACGCCCCTCGCGCTCCAGAAGGAGCTGCGCCTGAGCGTCATCTCATCGCGTCGATGGGTGCTGTCGGACGCTGACCTGCTGCGCTCCCTGCTCCAGAACCTGGTGGGAAACGCTATCCGCTACACCGACACCGGCCGCATTCTTGTCGGTGCACGCAAGGCGGGCGAAACGCTGCGGATCGACGTCTTCGATACCGGCCGCGGCATCGCCGAGGATCAGCAGGAAGCCATCTTCACCGAGTTCACCCGGCTGTCGGGAAAGGCCGGTGACGAGCCCGGGGTCGGACTGGGCCTGGCGATCGTGCGCCGGGTCGCGCGTCTGCTCGACCACCCGCTGACGCTTCGATCAAGCGCGGGCCGGGGATCCTGCTTCTCTGTCACGGTCCCGCTCGCTGAAGGCCAGTCAGTCAAGGCTGACAAAGCTCTGCGTCTTCAGCCACTGCCGTCAGGACGTCGCGTGCTGTGCGTCGACAATGAGCCCATCATCATCGAGGCGTTGAGCGCCCTGCTGTCGCGCTGGGGCATGACCGTCGTGACGTCGTCGGACGCGGCCTCGGCCCTTGCCCAGGACGGCCCGTTCGACGCCGCCTTGATCGACCTCCATCTCGGTGAAGGACCGGACGGACTGACCGTGATCGAGGCGCTGAAGGCGCGGGGCGTCGGCCATCTCGCCCTGATCAGCGCCGACGCGGACGCGACCCTGCACGCTCGCGCGGCTGCGGCCGGCGCGGTCCTGATGTCCAAACCCGTCAAGCCGGCGATCCTGAAGGCCTTTCTGTCCAGCAAACGCGCAAGCTGA
- a CDS encoding response regulator transcription factor, producing MDRIVIADDHPLFRAALATALIQAAPEATIEETSSLAGARAALSTGPVDLLLLDLKLSDSEGFAGLAGIRADFPTAPVAIVSASDDDGTVRRALAFGAAGFIPKSATLSAMVEALEAILAGDVWAPALHDGASAESMEARIASLTPSQLKILIGLQQGRLNKQIAFDLGVTEATIKAHLTGVFKKLGVQNRTQAVIAAQALTTQV from the coding sequence ATGGACCGCATCGTCATTGCAGACGACCATCCCCTTTTCCGCGCCGCACTGGCCACGGCGCTGATACAGGCCGCGCCCGAGGCCACGATTGAAGAGACGTCCAGCCTGGCCGGAGCCCGAGCGGCGCTGTCGACCGGTCCCGTTGATCTGTTGCTGCTCGACCTGAAGCTTTCCGATAGCGAAGGCTTCGCCGGACTGGCCGGCATTCGCGCCGACTTTCCGACGGCACCGGTCGCGATTGTCTCCGCCAGCGACGACGACGGGACCGTTCGCAGGGCGCTGGCGTTCGGTGCCGCGGGGTTCATCCCCAAATCGGCGACCCTGTCAGCCATGGTGGAAGCCCTTGAAGCGATCCTGGCCGGCGATGTCTGGGCCCCGGCCCTGCACGACGGGGCCTCCGCCGAGTCCATGGAAGCACGGATCGCCAGCTTGACGCCGTCGCAGCTGAAAATCCTGATCGGGCTGCAGCAGGGCCGGTTGAACAAGCAGATCGCCTTCGACCTGGGCGTGACCGAGGCGACCATCAAGGCGCACCTGACGGGTGTGTTCAAAAAGCTGGGGGTCCAGAATCGAACCCAGGCCGTGATCGCCGCGCAGGCCCTGACCACCCAGGTCTGA